Proteins from one Telopea speciosissima isolate NSW1024214 ecotype Mountain lineage chromosome 1, Tspe_v1, whole genome shotgun sequence genomic window:
- the LOC122645918 gene encoding dynein light chain 1, cytoplasmic-like, producing the protein MLQTMQDEALYLAAKALDVFDITDSTQIARFIKQEFDRLHGLGWQCIVGIGFGSFLIHVCGCFIHFCIGSLAILLFKCATGPEAEKELFTALEPVKE; encoded by the exons ATGCTTCAAACCATGCAAGATGAAGCACTCTATCTTGCCGCCAAAGCACTCGATGTCTTTGATATCACAGATTCCACCCAGATTGCTCGCTTCATTAAGCAG GAGTTCGACAGGCTTCATGGACTTGGGTGGCAATGCATCGTGGGAATAGGTTTTGGTTCATTCTTGATTCATGTCTGTGGCTGCTTCATTCACTTCTGCATCGGTAGCCTTGCAATTTTGCTTTTCAAGTGTGCCACGGGTCCCGAGGCTGAGAAGGAACTTTTCACAGCTTTGGAGCCGGTGAAGGAATGA